In a genomic window of Sulfuricurvum sp.:
- a CDS encoding nitroreductase family protein: HLLLEQRFIAGANMVVLIYAENFCASSHIEAGIYAQELYMACEYHEVGCSGIGAFYDDEASRWSDNALLYAVAIGGKV, encoded by the coding sequence CACTTACTTTTAGAACAGCGTTTTATCGCAGGTGCGAATATGGTAGTATTAATTTATGCGGAGAATTTTTGTGCATCGTCTCATATTGAAGCGGGCATCTATGCACAGGAACTCTATATGGCGTGTGAATATCACGAGGTCGGATGCAGCGGAATCGGAGCTTTTTATGATGATGAAGCTTCACGCTGGTCCGATAATGCATTGCTTTATGCAGTGGCAATAGGGGGAAAAGTATGA
- the ald gene encoding alanine dehydrogenase translates to MIIGIPKEIKTDEFRVGMTPSGVLELIKAGHSVLIEQGAGVGSGFDDCLYRDAGAVLLATADDVYEGADMILKVKEPIEVEYKRMKEGQILFTYLHLAADKALTEVLCAKKITALAYETLRSGRRLPLLEPMSEIAGRMATLFGAVHLGRYNGGSGRLLGGAVGVERNRVVVLGAGVAGKSAADAAAGLGAEVTMLDINLERLTYLRDVMAPNVTMLYSTHDTILNSIKNADLVVGTVLVAGAKAPKLITRDMLKVMQKGSVLVDVSIDQGGCFESSHATTHSHPTFEVDGIVHYCVANMPGMYPRTSTIALTNATLSYAIKIASTPLEVLLKDEIYLTALNTYAGDVTNEAVALAHEMTYKAL, encoded by the coding sequence ATGATTATCGGTATTCCTAAAGAGATTAAAACGGATGAATTCCGTGTCGGTATGACACCATCAGGTGTTTTAGAGTTGATTAAAGCGGGGCATAGCGTCCTGATAGAACAGGGGGCAGGTGTCGGCAGCGGTTTTGACGACTGTTTATACCGTGATGCCGGTGCAGTATTGCTCGCTACCGCAGATGACGTATACGAGGGTGCGGATATGATCCTCAAAGTCAAAGAACCGATCGAGGTGGAATACAAACGGATGAAAGAGGGGCAAATACTCTTTACGTATCTCCATCTTGCAGCGGATAAAGCACTGACCGAAGTACTATGCGCAAAAAAAATTACGGCATTGGCCTATGAAACCCTTCGCTCAGGACGCCGTTTGCCATTATTGGAGCCGATGAGTGAAATTGCAGGTCGAATGGCAACATTATTCGGTGCGGTTCATTTAGGCCGATATAACGGCGGAAGCGGCCGTTTACTCGGAGGCGCGGTTGGTGTAGAACGAAACCGTGTTGTAGTTCTCGGAGCCGGAGTTGCCGGGAAATCGGCAGCAGATGCGGCAGCAGGTTTGGGTGCAGAGGTAACAATGCTCGATATCAATCTCGAACGACTAACCTATTTGCGGGACGTCATGGCTCCCAATGTAACGATGCTCTATTCGACACATGATACGATATTAAATAGTATCAAAAATGCCGATCTCGTAGTCGGTACCGTTTTGGTGGCCGGTGCAAAGGCTCCGAAACTAATCACACGAGATATGCTCAAGGTAATGCAAAAAGGGTCAGTTTTAGTTGATGTCTCTATCGATCAGGGGGGATGTTTTGAGAGCTCTCATGCAACAACACACTCCCATCCGACCTTCGAGGTCGATGGAATCGTCCATTACTGTGTCGCCAATATGCCCGGAATGTATCCGCGTACTTCAACCATTGCATTGACCAACGCTACCTTGTCATATGCGATCAAAATTGCTTCTACACCGTTAGAAGTGCTTTTGAAAGATGAAATTTACCTCACTGCTCTCAATACCTATGCAGGCGATGTCACGAATGAAGCGGTTGCTTTGGCACACGAAATGACATATAAGGCACTATAA
- a CDS encoding FprA family A-type flavoprotein, producing MLPPIVEIKPDVYFTGAFDPKIRTFDIIMKTANGSSYNSYVVRGSEGVAVMDTVKKEFSDDFFVRLERVCNYDEIKYIVLHHLEPDHSGALIELMKRAPEAKLIISGRAVMMLKGIVKTDIPYEIATAGKIISLGDKTIEFIMTPFLHWPDTMSSYLHEEKLLFSGDVFGSHYYDERLFDDLVGDFSYAFHYYYDHIMRPFKQFVLQALQLYAAFDIELIAPLHGPILRSNPQSYINKYAAWSSEARFRKNEFGTKMLSVFYISSYDNTHKMAEKITQGADEVEGIRASMYDLASLDESNMITLLEESDAILIGSPTINGDAVKPAWDLLSCMAYLERTGKIGATFGSYGWTGEAPEMLHERLKGLKFRLPLKPLKVKLIPTEEELEACVAFGREASEIAMGKMVEMQL from the coding sequence ATGCTTCCACCTATCGTCGAAATAAAACCCGACGTCTACTTTACAGGCGCCTTTGACCCAAAAATCCGTACCTTTGACATCATTATGAAAACCGCTAACGGCAGTTCGTACAACAGTTACGTTGTACGTGGCAGCGAAGGTGTCGCGGTTATGGATACGGTTAAAAAAGAGTTTAGCGATGATTTTTTCGTTCGTCTTGAACGTGTGTGCAATTATGATGAGATCAAATACATTGTTTTGCATCATCTCGAGCCCGATCATTCCGGTGCACTGATTGAACTCATGAAACGGGCTCCTGAAGCCAAGCTCATCATTTCAGGTCGAGCCGTAATGATGCTGAAAGGGATTGTGAAAACAGATATCCCCTATGAAATCGCCACAGCAGGAAAAATCATCTCTTTGGGCGATAAAACGATCGAGTTTATCATGACACCTTTTCTTCACTGGCCGGATACGATGAGCAGCTATCTACACGAGGAAAAGCTCCTCTTTAGCGGTGATGTCTTTGGAAGCCATTATTATGACGAGCGCCTTTTTGATGATCTGGTTGGAGATTTTTCGTACGCCTTTCATTACTATTATGATCATATTATGCGCCCGTTCAAACAATTTGTACTCCAAGCTTTGCAACTCTATGCAGCATTTGATATTGAACTCATAGCTCCTCTGCACGGTCCGATACTGCGTAGTAATCCACAAAGCTATATCAACAAATATGCAGCTTGGAGTTCGGAAGCACGTTTTCGAAAAAATGAATTTGGCACCAAAATGCTCTCCGTTTTTTATATCTCCAGTTATGACAATACCCATAAAATGGCGGAAAAAATCACTCAGGGGGCAGATGAGGTTGAAGGGATACGTGCAAGTATGTACGACCTGGCATCCTTGGACGAGTCCAATATGATAACACTCCTTGAAGAGTCGGATGCAATTTTAATCGGTTCACCGACAATTAACGGTGATGCGGTAAAACCTGCCTGGGATCTGCTCTCATGCATGGCCTATCTTGAACGTACCGGAAAAATCGGTGCTACGTTCGGATCCTACGGATGGACTGGAGAAGCTCCTGAGATGCTCCATGAACGATTAAAAGGGCTTAAATTTCGTCTTCCCCTCAAACCGCTCAAGGTCAAACTGATTCCGACAGAAGAAGAGCTCGAAGCATGTGTTGCATTCGGACGTGAAGCGTCAGAAATAGCGATGGGTAAAATGGTTGAAATGCAACTGTAG
- a CDS encoding nitrogen fixation protein NifQ, giving the protein MTEHEIMRNEIENYLKKYAINDEARYVIAPLIAKKSLEMNHLYQDLGFKNRIQMGAYMAQHFPQLAQIKPKDKLWKKFLYDSIGKVAPACASCNDQEHCFTCLIAEASA; this is encoded by the coding sequence ATGACTGAACACGAAATAATGCGTAATGAGATTGAAAACTATCTAAAAAAATATGCCATAAATGATGAAGCCCGCTACGTTATTGCACCGTTGATTGCAAAAAAATCGTTGGAAATGAATCATCTTTATCAAGATCTTGGGTTCAAAAACCGCATCCAAATGGGAGCTTACATGGCACAGCACTTTCCTCAGCTTGCTCAGATAAAACCAAAAGATAAACTCTGGAAAAAATTTCTTTATGATTCGATCGGTAAAGTTGCGCCTGCATGTGCCAGCTGCAATGATCAGGAACATTGTTTTACATGTCTTATCGCTGAGGCGAGTGCATGA
- a CDS encoding MoxR family ATPase, which produces MKTPSITTTELYTHLDTLISADIPVFIHGSPGIGKSYIVAEVAKKHSLTLVDVRLSQMDPVDLRGVPAIRDEQTVWMAPVFFPRDKESSGILFLDELNSAPPSVQAAIYQLVLNRKMGEYELPHGWRIICAGNRISDRGVVFRLPTPLANRMVHLSVEARFEDFKLFAIREALHQFVIGFLGFRPDLLTSEPVSEDDSNPAFATPRSYHMLSNVLKTSSDTSKIAPIIYGLIGYGAGIEFLSYVKVYEKLPDVQAIYRGEYPNIDKSEPALLYALVSAMVELYRGGEEASKHLFAFAQILPTEFGVMLIKDAIVKDASIAECSEFDAWIERYGDYIL; this is translated from the coding sequence ATGAAGACACCTTCGATAACGACGACTGAACTCTATACCCATCTCGATACGCTTATCAGTGCCGACATTCCCGTATTTATCCATGGCTCTCCGGGAATAGGAAAATCCTACATCGTTGCCGAAGTAGCCAAAAAGCACTCTCTGACATTAGTCGATGTACGACTTTCCCAGATGGACCCCGTCGATTTGCGCGGTGTCCCCGCAATTCGTGACGAGCAGACCGTTTGGATGGCACCAGTCTTTTTTCCACGGGATAAAGAATCGAGCGGCATTTTATTCCTGGATGAATTGAACTCTGCTCCTCCTTCAGTACAAGCTGCAATTTACCAATTGGTTCTGAACCGTAAAATGGGAGAATATGAACTTCCGCACGGTTGGCGCATAATCTGTGCCGGTAACCGAATCAGCGACAGAGGTGTCGTTTTCAGACTCCCGACTCCTCTTGCCAACCGCATGGTACATTTGAGTGTCGAAGCCCGCTTTGAAGATTTTAAACTCTTCGCTATTCGCGAAGCACTCCATCAATTTGTCATCGGATTTTTGGGTTTTCGTCCGGATTTACTTACATCCGAACCGGTAAGTGAAGATGACAGTAATCCGGCGTTTGCCACTCCACGCAGTTATCATATGCTCTCCAATGTACTCAAAACAAGCAGTGATACCTCTAAAATCGCACCAATCATCTACGGATTGATCGGATACGGAGCCGGAATCGAGTTTTTGTCTTATGTAAAAGTCTACGAAAAGCTTCCGGATGTACAAGCAATCTATCGTGGCGAATATCCGAATATCGATAAAAGTGAACCGGCACTGCTTTATGCATTGGTCTCTGCAATGGTAGAACTCTATCGCGGCGGAGAAGAAGCCTCCAAACACCTTTTCGCTTTCGCGCAGATTTTACCTACGGAATTTGGCGTCATGCTCATAAAGGATGCTATTGTCAAAGATGCATCCATTGCCGAATGTTCTGAATTTGACGCATGGATTGAGCGCTATGGCGACTACATCCTTTAA
- a CDS encoding VWA-like domain-containing protein, with amino-acid sequence MHPLPNVLNLTHGLSAMATTSFNEQLEKIRVQFLFDHPFLSVLALSIPHKFQNNPHMLFETDGVSIRVDEDKALGYDDGRLKYLYAHVLLHILLKHPFRMQGRDKPTWNRSCDIVIGLLLNDFQRVGNAEEEAMVIESFRDKSVEEVYNTLYRESDDGEGQQSDTNPTQQKMDIIEHEGDTKVAEEEINALIIQAMGAARKQGNIPASLLEMFDEITKPSIDLHTLLHAYMSESFFDKESDFSHPNRRFIHQGLYLPGYRYDRNRLSFFIFLDRSMSITGEVFSRFLGIIDSIVRMSHDFEVSVIPFDERVYTEEKKSYDAQSILPNISFAKGNGGTQFEPVLEYLNTHSGEKNLAVILSDGYFLVEKAPAMQTLFLLSEKKNLTRFERYGDVVYFDL; translated from the coding sequence ATGCATCCATTGCCGAATGTTCTGAATTTGACGCATGGATTGAGCGCTATGGCGACTACATCCTTTAACGAGCAACTTGAAAAAATACGGGTTCAGTTTCTTTTCGATCATCCGTTTTTAAGTGTCTTGGCGTTATCGATACCTCATAAATTTCAAAATAACCCGCATATGTTGTTTGAAACGGACGGTGTCAGCATCCGCGTTGATGAGGATAAAGCGCTTGGATATGACGACGGACGTCTCAAATACCTCTATGCCCATGTATTGCTCCATATCCTCCTGAAACACCCGTTTCGTATGCAGGGGCGGGACAAACCGACATGGAACCGCAGCTGTGATATAGTTATCGGGCTCTTATTAAATGATTTTCAACGTGTCGGTAACGCCGAGGAAGAAGCGATGGTCATAGAATCATTTCGCGACAAAAGTGTCGAAGAGGTATACAATACTCTCTATCGCGAAAGCGATGACGGTGAGGGACAGCAAAGCGATACGAACCCTACACAACAAAAGATGGACATTATTGAGCATGAAGGCGATACAAAAGTAGCTGAAGAGGAAATCAATGCTCTGATCATACAAGCTATGGGTGCAGCACGGAAGCAGGGGAATATTCCTGCCTCTTTACTTGAGATGTTTGATGAAATAACCAAACCTTCAATCGATCTGCACACGCTTTTGCATGCATATATGTCTGAAAGTTTTTTTGACAAAGAGTCAGACTTTTCCCATCCTAACCGTCGTTTTATCCATCAAGGTCTCTATCTGCCGGGATACCGCTATGACCGTAACCGATTGAGTTTTTTTATCTTTTTGGATCGTTCTATGAGTATTACGGGTGAAGTGTTTTCCCGTTTTTTGGGAATCATCGATTCAATCGTTCGTATGAGTCATGATTTTGAGGTGAGTGTTATCCCATTTGATGAACGTGTCTATACAGAAGAAAAGAAAAGCTATGACGCACAGTCAATATTACCTAATATTAGCTTTGCCAAAGGCAATGGCGGTACTCAGTTTGAACCTGTATTGGAGTATCTCAACACCCATTCAGGCGAAAAGAATCTCGCTGTCATATTGAGTGATGGCTACTTTTTAGTTGAAAAAGCTCCTGCTATGCAGACACTTTTTTTACTCAGTGAGAAAAAAAATTTAACAAGGTTTGAACGCTATGGAGATGTCGTCTACTTTGACTTATAG
- a CDS encoding ArsC/Spx/MgsR family protein produces MVKLVVFYEKPFCAANAKQKQILRSSGCILIERNLLEHGLSSDELRTFMGEKRVPEWFNPAAPSIKNGKINPDVLDETEALELLMKDPILIRRPLMVIGIEKLCGFDEKRVSEILDRYVEAMPKINCMEKGCLEKKSAG; encoded by the coding sequence ATGGTTAAACTCGTCGTTTTTTATGAAAAACCTTTTTGTGCCGCAAACGCCAAGCAAAAGCAAATTCTCCGATCTAGCGGATGTATTTTGATCGAACGTAATCTTCTAGAACACGGTTTAAGTTCAGATGAACTGCGTACTTTTATGGGGGAGAAGAGGGTACCTGAGTGGTTTAATCCTGCAGCCCCGTCAATAAAAAATGGTAAAATCAATCCGGATGTACTCGATGAGACAGAAGCCTTGGAACTGCTTATGAAGGATCCAATACTAATCCGCCGCCCGTTAATGGTCATAGGAATAGAAAAACTATGCGGATTTGATGAGAAAAGAGTTTCTGAAATTTTGGATCGTTACGTCGAAGCAATGCCGAAAATCAATTGTATGGAAAAAGGGTGTCTCGAAAAAAAATCGGCTGGATAA
- a CDS encoding bacteriohemerythrin, with product METIDIFPWDDHFNTGLSQVDEQHRRLVDLLNKLARGVAFKSDLSLLNKIFDELLDYTVYHFETEEKIWARYLLDDPMESQHKKVHQKFIDTVLRLKSERLERSNFEIAEETLGFLARWLASHILETDRMMAYIVLDLENGSTLEDAKQSANEKMSGFTRTLIDMILSIYETLSTNTLQLMYEIRNHKVLDDKVKQQSMFQDFLLDLSSSFINLSLEHMDSAIYSALERLALFVKADRAYIFDYDFEKRTMSNTYEWCNEGISPQISILQNEAIDMYPEWVEPHLQGKPIHIKDVSKMPKGNVRTSLESQEIKSIITLPRIHNNRCLGYIGFDAVRRIHPFNQGEIRLLKLFVTLLEHLEDRMRDESELFESKNLLMTIINTMPIRIFWKDTQSRYLGCNTLFALDSGLMEPSQLIGKDDYQMGWSAQAELYRSDDMNVMESGKARLFYEEPQTTPDGKTIWLSTSKVPLRDHTDKIIGVVGAYEDITVRKEAESNLRLAANVFSHAREGIMITTKDGTIVDVNEAFTQITGYSRDEIIGIKPSKLKSGRQSKEFYKKMWNSMLSEGHWNGELWNRRKSGEIYPQLLTISSIRDKEGEIQNFVSLFSDITTFKEHEQQLEHIAHYDSLTGLANRVLFGDRLEQAMIQTNRHGKHLAVTYLDLDGFKEINDLYGHEAGDKVLMAVAANMKRTLREGDTLSRLGGDEFVAILHDLPDPDASIPTLERLLNAASQPIQIDQLVLEVSASLGATFYPQIQDIQADQLLRQADQAMYQAKQAGKNRFHLFDIEHDQNIRIHNEHLEEIKSALHTNEFCLFYQPKVNMRTGEIIGVEALIRWEHSTKGLLSPAEFLPIIETHPLAVSVGEWVIESALQQIQSWSEEGLSIPISVNIGARQLQQSDFIERLQSLLHAYPNTPPSMLELEILETSALEDIVHISKVIEECKMLGVTFALDDFGTGYSSLRYLKHLPISVLKIDQSFVRNMHQDQDDLAIIAGVIGLGKAFKREIIAEGVETIQQGELLIQMGCERAQGYAIARPMPPKQLLEWSHTWIPGAEWKGKPASHC from the coding sequence TTGGAAACGATTGATATTTTTCCGTGGGATGACCATTTTAATACAGGGTTGTCTCAAGTCGATGAACAGCACCGTCGACTTGTAGATCTGCTCAACAAACTTGCACGCGGTGTTGCATTTAAATCTGACCTTTCTCTCTTAAATAAAATCTTTGATGAATTGCTGGACTATACCGTTTATCATTTCGAAACAGAAGAAAAAATATGGGCTCGCTATCTTTTAGACGATCCGATGGAATCTCAACACAAAAAAGTACATCAAAAATTCATTGATACAGTACTTAGACTCAAATCAGAACGGCTTGAACGTTCAAACTTCGAAATAGCCGAAGAAACTTTGGGATTTCTAGCACGCTGGCTCGCTTCGCACATTCTTGAAACCGACCGGATGATGGCCTATATTGTTTTGGATCTTGAAAACGGATCTACATTGGAAGATGCAAAACAAAGTGCCAATGAAAAAATGAGCGGTTTTACGCGGACATTGATCGATATGATACTGTCGATTTATGAAACCTTATCGACAAATACCCTGCAGTTGATGTATGAAATCCGTAATCATAAAGTACTGGATGATAAAGTAAAACAGCAAAGTATGTTTCAAGATTTTTTACTAGATTTATCATCTTCGTTTATAAACCTTTCCCTTGAGCATATGGATTCTGCAATTTATTCTGCTTTGGAGCGGTTAGCACTTTTTGTCAAAGCCGATAGAGCTTATATTTTTGATTATGACTTTGAAAAACGCACCATGTCTAACACCTATGAATGGTGCAATGAGGGAATTTCACCACAAATCTCCATACTACAAAATGAAGCTATAGACATGTATCCTGAATGGGTAGAACCACATCTTCAAGGTAAACCTATTCATATCAAAGATGTATCTAAAATGCCAAAAGGAAATGTACGTACAAGTTTAGAATCCCAAGAGATAAAAAGTATCATAACGTTACCACGGATTCATAACAATCGGTGTTTAGGCTATATCGGTTTCGATGCTGTACGACGAATTCACCCTTTTAATCAGGGAGAAATTAGGCTGCTAAAGCTTTTTGTCACACTTTTGGAACATTTGGAAGATCGCATGCGCGACGAATCTGAGCTATTTGAATCAAAAAATCTGTTAATGACGATCATCAATACCATGCCTATCAGGATCTTTTGGAAAGATACACAATCACGATATCTAGGTTGCAATACACTTTTTGCTCTGGACTCAGGTTTAATGGAGCCCTCTCAACTCATTGGAAAAGATGACTATCAAATGGGATGGTCAGCGCAGGCAGAACTTTATCGTTCAGATGACATGAATGTAATGGAAAGCGGAAAAGCGAGACTTTTTTATGAAGAACCGCAAACAACGCCGGATGGAAAAACGATATGGCTAAGTACTTCAAAAGTTCCATTAAGAGACCATACTGATAAGATTATTGGTGTTGTTGGAGCATATGAAGACATCACCGTACGTAAAGAAGCCGAATCTAATCTAAGACTTGCCGCCAATGTTTTTTCACATGCCAGAGAAGGTATTATGATTACAACCAAAGATGGAACGATCGTAGATGTTAATGAAGCATTTACACAAATTACAGGATATTCAAGAGATGAAATTATCGGTATCAAACCGAGTAAATTAAAATCAGGCCGACAAAGCAAAGAGTTTTACAAAAAAATGTGGAATTCCATGCTTTCGGAAGGGCATTGGAACGGTGAGTTGTGGAATCGCCGAAAATCAGGTGAAATATATCCCCAACTGCTAACCATCTCTTCAATCCGGGATAAAGAGGGCGAAATTCAAAATTTTGTTTCTCTTTTTTCGGACATTACAACATTCAAAGAACATGAACAACAGCTTGAGCATATAGCCCATTACGATTCTTTGACAGGGTTGGCCAATCGGGTTTTATTTGGAGACAGATTGGAACAGGCTATGATCCAAACAAATCGTCACGGAAAGCATTTGGCAGTAACCTATCTAGACTTGGACGGTTTCAAAGAGATCAATGATCTGTACGGGCATGAGGCAGGGGACAAAGTTTTGATGGCTGTTGCGGCCAATATGAAACGAACGCTTCGGGAGGGAGATACCCTCTCACGACTCGGAGGGGATGAATTTGTCGCTATACTTCACGATTTACCTGATCCGGATGCGAGTATACCAACACTTGAGCGATTACTCAATGCCGCTTCGCAACCGATCCAAATCGATCAGCTTGTTTTAGAAGTTTCTGCAAGTTTGGGTGCAACATTTTATCCTCAAATTCAGGATATTCAAGCGGATCAACTCCTTCGTCAAGCCGACCAGGCAATGTATCAGGCCAAACAAGCCGGCAAAAACCGATTTCATCTGTTTGATATTGAACATGATCAGAACATACGTATCCATAACGAGCATCTCGAAGAGATCAAATCGGCATTGCATACGAACGAATTTTGCCTTTTTTATCAGCCGAAGGTAAATATGCGCACAGGAGAGATCATCGGTGTTGAAGCACTTATACGTTGGGAACATTCGACCAAAGGACTTCTCAGCCCGGCTGAATTTTTACCGATAATCGAAACCCATCCACTGGCTGTTTCAGTCGGTGAATGGGTAATCGAATCTGCATTACAACAAATACAATCATGGAGCGAGGAGGGGCTCTCTATTCCGATCAGTGTTAACATCGGTGCACGTCAACTTCAACAAAGTGATTTTATCGAACGGTTACAATCACTCCTCCACGCGTATCCGAATACCCCTCCCTCCATGTTGGAACTCGAAATTTTGGAAACCAGTGCACTTGAAGATATCGTTCATATTTCCAAAGTGATTGAAGAGTGTAAAATGTTAGGGGTTACCTTTGCCTTGGATGATTTCGGTACCGGATATTCGTCATTGAGATATCTCAAACATCTCCCTATCTCTGTTTTGAAAATCGATCAAAGCTTTGTCCGCAATATGCATCAAGATCAAGATGACTTAGCTATTATTGCCGGTGTAATTGGATTAGGCAAAGCATTTAAAAGAGAGATCATTGCCGAAGGGGTTGAGACAATTCAACAAGGAGAGTTACTCATACAAATGGGTTGCGAGAGGGCACAAGGATATGCCATCGCACGTCCTATGCCGCCAAAACAATTATTGGAATGGAGTCATACTTGGATCCCTGGAGCTGAATGGAAAGGAAAACCCGCATCACACTGCTGA
- a CDS encoding HD domain-containing phosphohydrolase, which produces MDYLLNLREVTYALSEALDYVGIDDTMHGKRVAYMSAEVAKKLGWEQKRIDDLILMGMLHDCGVSSTDVHHHLVTELDWDNSQVHCIRGESLLQKVPLYHEYATTILYHHTHWDELPSSLDERTKYDANLIYLTDRIDALRVQLGSHTLYEKQAIKETILKYSDQMFSPELVNAFLSVCEADSFWYFFDAESLEGYFNEWIEVNHSVDVGFDILKSIAQMFADIVDAKSTFTAKHTYGVAAVARLLSEKQGLLIRQQETIELASFFHDLGKLRVADEVLYKDGPLDEEEKSQMNRHGFDSNVVLRKIKGFHEIAKIASMHHETLDGKGYPYHLMGDEIPIEARVLAIADIFQALVQNRPYRIGMDAEAALKIVETMRDEFKLDSSIVEILRHNLHECYLKAMQSE; this is translated from the coding sequence ATGGATTATTTACTCAATCTAAGGGAGGTGACCTATGCCCTCTCTGAAGCACTCGATTATGTCGGTATTGATGATACTATGCACGGTAAAAGAGTGGCATATATGTCAGCCGAGGTAGCAAAAAAATTGGGCTGGGAACAAAAACGTATAGATGATCTTATTTTGATGGGAATGTTGCATGACTGCGGAGTTTCATCAACGGATGTTCATCATCATCTCGTAACCGAACTCGATTGGGATAATTCGCAGGTACACTGTATAAGGGGAGAATCACTACTGCAAAAAGTCCCTCTCTATCACGAATATGCTACGACGATTCTCTATCATCATACTCATTGGGATGAACTCCCCTCTTCGCTTGATGAAAGAACAAAATATGATGCGAATTTAATCTATCTGACAGACCGTATTGATGCATTACGGGTGCAACTGGGATCACACACTTTGTATGAGAAACAGGCGATCAAAGAGACTATTTTAAAATATTCCGATCAGATGTTTTCTCCTGAATTGGTCAATGCATTTTTATCGGTATGTGAAGCGGATTCATTTTGGTATTTTTTTGATGCTGAATCTCTTGAGGGGTATTTTAATGAGTGGATTGAAGTAAACCATTCGGTAGATGTAGGGTTTGATATATTAAAAAGTATTGCTCAAATGTTTGCCGATATCGTTGATGCTAAAAGTACATTTACAGCAAAACATACCTATGGTGTCGCTGCAGTTGCCCGTTTATTATCTGAAAAGCAGGGATTATTGATACGGCAGCAGGAGACTATAGAACTTGCCTCATTTTTTCATGATTTAGGTAAATTAAGGGTAGCCGATGAGGTACTCTATAAAGACGGACCGCTGGATGAGGAAGAAAAATCACAGATGAATCGGCACGGATTTGATTCTAATGTTGTCTTGCGAAAAATAAAAGGGTTTCATGAGATTGCAAAAATTGCTTCAATGCACCATGAAACATTGGATGGGAAGGGGTACCCCTATCATCTCATGGGAGATGAAATTCCGATTGAAGCGAGAGTCCTTGCGATTGCCGATATTTTTCAAGCATTAGTACAAAATCGACCTTATCGGATCGGTATGGATGCAGAAGCAGCATTGAAGATTGTTGAAACGATGCGAGATGAATTTAAACTGGATAGTTCAATCGTTGAGATTCTCCGACACAATCTTCACGAGTGCTATTTAAAAGCGATGCAATCAGAGTAA
- a CDS encoding DUF1566 domain-containing protein translates to MSKIVFVLCFVFTIANTDQIRLDIKEVVLDTQRQLIWQDNSDCKKVKKTWKEAIEYCQNLDFFGYRDWRLPYIEELFYILDKTRIDVAINKSFQNVTSDDYWSSSDIYGGGIWMENEFCKWKR, encoded by the coding sequence ATGAGTAAAATAGTGTTTGTTTTATGTTTTGTTTTCACTATTGCAAACACTGATCAGATCAGGTTGGATATAAAGGAGGTTGTTCTTGATACACAAAGACAATTAATATGGCAAGACAACAGTGATTGCAAAAAGGTAAAAAAAACTTGGAAAGAAGCAATAGAATATTGCCAAAATCTTGATTTTTTTGGGTATCGTGATTGGCGCTTGCCTTATATAGAGGAACTTTTTTACATTCTTGATAAAACCCGCATTGATGTTGCAATTAACAAGAGTTTTCAAAATGTAACAAGTGATGATTATTGGTCTTCCAGCGATATTTATGGGGGGGGCATATGGATGGAAAATGAGTTTTGCAAATGGAAACGATGA